The following coding sequences lie in one Lolium perenne isolate Kyuss_39 chromosome 2, Kyuss_2.0, whole genome shotgun sequence genomic window:
- the LOC127335920 gene encoding protein LAZ1, whose protein sequence is MRVNLELLMPLMAQYKAPAWATIVAGFFVLLALSLSMYLIFDHLSAYNNPEEQKFVLGVILMVPFYAIESYISLIDPNTNVYCGIMRDGYEAFAMYCFGRYITACLGGEEKTIAFLKREGGTDSGQPLLDHASEKGIIHHHFPVNFILKPWRMGTRFYQIIKFGIFQYVIIKTLTASLSLFLEAFGVYCEGEFNLRCGYPYFAAVLNFSQFWALYCLVEWYTATKEELAHIKPLAKFLSFKSIVFLTWWQGVVIAIMFSLGLLRSPIAQSLELKSSIQDFIICIEMGIASVVHLYVFPAKPYELLVNQTPGNISVLGDYASADPIDPYEIKESNRPSKMKLPQFEPDERSATNIKESVKDFVIGSGEYVIKDFKFTVNQAVRPVEKRFDKLMKKKDKYKKSQDDNWVSAASPERPVRGIDDPLLGGSSSDSGVLKGKKHRRMASSAASADSWGGGDKTPDGYEIRGRRWAVKN, encoded by the exons ATGAGGGTCAATCTTGAGCTCCTCATGCCCTTGATGGCGCAATACAAGGCGCCAGCATGGGCCACAATTGTTGCTGGCTTCTTTGTTCTGCTCGCCCTTTCCCTCTCCATGTACCTGATATTTGACCACCTATCGGCCTACAACAACCCTGAG GAACAGAAATTTGTTCTGGGTGTTATCTTGATGGTCCCTTTCTACGCAATTGAGTCG TATATTTCTTTGATAGATCCAAATACCAATGTTTACTGTGGCATCATGCGCGATGGTTATGAAGCATTTGCCATGTACTGCTTTGGAAGATATATTACTGCATGTTTAG GTGGGGAAGAAAAAACGATAGCCTTTTTGAAGAGAGAAGGCGGCACAGATTCTGGGCAACCCCTTTTGGATCATGCCTCCGAGAAAGGAATCATACACCATCATTTTCCTGTCAATTTTATATTGAAACCTTGGCGAATGGGGACGCGGTTTTACCAGATTATCAAATTTGGAATCTTCCAATAT gTAATTATAAAGACGCTCACAGCTAGCTTATCGCTTTTTCTAGAAGCTTTTGGTGTATATTGTGAAGGAGAATTCAATTTGCGATGTGG ATACCCTTACTTTGCTGCGGTCCTGAATTTCAGTCAGTTTTGGGCCCTGTATTGTTTAGTAGAATGGTACACAGCCACCAAGGAGGAATTGGCACATATAAAACCTCTGGCTAAGTTCCTTTCTTTCAAGTCAATAGTATTCCTCACTTGGTGGCAAGGAGTGGTGATTGCAATAATGTTTTCTTTGGGCTTGCTTAGAAGTCCTATAGCCCAGAGCTTGGAGTTAAAATCGAGTATTCAAGATTTCATTATTTGCATAGAG ATGGGCATAGCGTCAGTTGTTCACCTCTATGTGTTCCCTGCTAAACCCTATGAGCTCTTAGTTAACCAGACACCTGGAAACATTTCAGTCCTCGGAGATTATGCATCAGCTGACCCTATAGATCCTTACGAAATCAAGGAAAGCAACCGGCCCAGCAAAATGAAGCTTCCACAGTTTGAACCGGATGAGAGAAGTGCAACAAACATCAAGGAGAGTGTCAAAGACTTTGTGATCGGCAGCGGGGAATAT GTGATCAAGGATTTTAAGTTCACTGTTAACCAAGCAGTGCGGCCGGTGGAGAAGCGGTTTGATAAACtgatgaagaagaaagacaagtaTAAGAAAAGCCAGGATGACAACTGGGTGAGTGCCGCATCACCAGAGAGACCGGTTCGTGGTATCGATGATCCGCTACTAGGCGGGAGCTCAAGTGACAGTGGGGTCCTGAAGGGTAAAAAACACCGTAGAATGGCCAGCTCAGCTGCTTCTGCGGACAGTTGGGGAGGTGGCGACAAGACACCTGATGGCTACGAGATAAGGGGCCGCCGCTGGGCAGTGAAGAATTAA
- the LOC127335921 gene encoding probable F-box protein At4g22165 isoform X1, producing the protein MGGTPPVVDSTPGDELSGAAMAPSGWSDLPNDLLLSILQRLELPQALAFEAVCTAWFSAAKAAGIPHSRTPWLVSWANFLEQREFKVDSRMNWAPGAATCKYFNYYGSGAAPSGWSDLPNDLLLSILQRLELPQALAFQAVCKAWFSAAKAAGIPHSRTPWLVSWANFLEQREFKVDSRINWAPGAATCNFRHPLDVHKVYNVNFPKGCFVACCGASHGWLVLVNDLSNLVLFNTFTSCMIPLPPITDFACVTAVYDKGNLQHYLFRRDQVYQTNYLGTWFYQKAVLSCSPSNGGDYIAMIIHCDSDWLSFIKAGESKWQTASILNASKEDRYIDCAYHNGRFYSVTMHGTVIKWDLDAPDGPTKEVIVKYYSHYAHILTRHLVSTPWGDLWQVRMIYTRAKSRYPDNVKFKIRKVDIEGCRKVSMEELRDHAIFVGLNHSACLPTENLRGVQPQLIYFSAPWMTQAFDLLGRISDWGGVRAYDPKTRTFKRVFPFGGMRDSLSILYPSEVWITPDM; encoded by the exons ATGGGAGGGACTCCTCCTGTCGTCGATTCCACCCCCGGCGACGAGCTATCCGGGGCTGCTATGG CGCCATCCGGGTGGTCGGACCTCCCAAATGATCTCCTTCTCAGCATCCTGCAACGCCTTGAGCTACCCCAAGCCCTTGCATTTGAAGCTGTCTGCACGGCATGGTTCTCGGCGGCCAAGGCTGCCGGAATCCCACATTCTCGCACTCCATGGCTCGTGTCTTGGGCCAACTTCCTCGAGCAAAGGGAATTCAAGGTGGATTCTCGGATGAACTGGGCTCCAGGAGCAGCAACCTGCAAGTATTTCAATTACTATGGCAGCGGCGCAGCGCCATCCGGGTGGTCGGACCTCCCAAATGATCTCCTTCTCAGCATCCTGCAACGCCTTGAGCTACCCCAAGCCCTTGCATTTCAAGCTGTCTGCAAGGCATGGTTCTCGGCGGCCAAGGCTGCCGGCATCCCACATTCTCGCACTCCATGGCTCGTGTCTTGGGCCAACTTCCTCGAGCAAAGGGAATTCAAGGTGGATTCTCGGATCAACTGGGCTCCAGGAGCAGCAACCTGCAACTTCCGCCACCCCCTTGACGTCCACAAGGTTTACAACGTTAATTTTCCCAAGGGTTGCTTTGTTGCATGTTGTGGAGCCTCCCACGGGTGGCTGGTTCTGGTAAATGACCTTTCCAATCTTGTTCTGTTCAACACGTTCACCTCGTGCATGATCCCTCTCCCGCCGATCACTGATTTCGCGTGCGTGACGGCTGTCTATGACAAAGGAAACTTGCAACACTATCTTTTTAGGAGAGACCAAGTATATCAGACAAATTATCTAGGAACATGGTTTTATCAGAAGGCTGTGTTGTCCTGCAGCCCGTCTAATGGTGGTGACTACATTGCGATGATCATCCATTGTGATAGTGATTGGCTTTCTTTCATTAAGGCAGGAGAAAGCAAGTGGCAAACTGCTTCAATTCTAAATGCGAGCAAGGAAGACCGGTACATCGATTGTGCGTACCACAATGGGAGGTTCTACAGCGTGACAATGCACGGAACAGTGATTAAGTGGGATCTTGATGCACCGGATGGACCAACAAAGGAGGTGATTGTTAAATATTATAGCCACTATGCACATATTCTTACTAGACACCTGGTATCTACACCGTGGGGTGATCTCTGGCAAGTCCGCATGATCTATACAAGGGCAAAGAGTAGGTATCCAGATAATGTCAAGTTCAAGATTCGCAAGGTTGATATTGAAGGTTGCAGAAAAGTATCGATGGAGGAGTTGAGAGATCATGCGATTTTCGTTGGACTCAACCACTCGGCATGTTTACCCACAGAGAATCTCCGTGGTGTACAACCTCAATTAATCTATTTCTCTGCTCCCTGGATGACACAAGCATTTGATTTGCTCGGCCGAATTTCCGACTGGGGAGGTGTAAGGGCTTATGACCCCAAAACAAGGACTTTCAAGCGTGTTTTTCCCTTTGGAGGTATGCGTGATTCGTTGAGCATCCTTTACCCTTCGGAGGTATGGATCACTCCGGATATGTGA
- the LOC127335921 gene encoding uncharacterized protein isoform X2 translates to MGGTPPVVDSTPGDELSGAAMAPSGWSDLPNDLLLSILQRLELPQALAFEAVCTAWFSAAKAAGIPHSRTPWLVSWANFLEQREFKVDSRMNWAPGAATCKYFNYYGSGAAPSGWSDLPNDLLLSILQRLELPQALAFQAVCKAWFSAAKAAGIPHSRTPWLVSWANFLEQREFKVDSRINWAPGAATCNFRHPLDVHKVYNVNFPKGCFVACCGASHGWLVLAGESKWQTASILNASKEDRYIDCAYHNGRFYSVTMHGTVIKWDLDAPDGPTKEVIVKYYSHYAHILTRHLVSTPWGDLWQVRMIYTRAKSRYPDNVKFKIRKVDIEGCRKVSMEELRDHAIFVGLNHSACLPTENLRGVQPQLIYFSAPWMTQAFDLLGRISDWGGVRAYDPKTRTFKRVFPFGGMRDSLSILYPSEVWITPDM, encoded by the exons ATGGGAGGGACTCCTCCTGTCGTCGATTCCACCCCCGGCGACGAGCTATCCGGGGCTGCTATGG CGCCATCCGGGTGGTCGGACCTCCCAAATGATCTCCTTCTCAGCATCCTGCAACGCCTTGAGCTACCCCAAGCCCTTGCATTTGAAGCTGTCTGCACGGCATGGTTCTCGGCGGCCAAGGCTGCCGGAATCCCACATTCTCGCACTCCATGGCTCGTGTCTTGGGCCAACTTCCTCGAGCAAAGGGAATTCAAGGTGGATTCTCGGATGAACTGGGCTCCAGGAGCAGCAACCTGCAAGTATTTCAATTACTATGGCAGCGGCGCAGCGCCATCCGGGTGGTCGGACCTCCCAAATGATCTCCTTCTCAGCATCCTGCAACGCCTTGAGCTACCCCAAGCCCTTGCATTTCAAGCTGTCTGCAAGGCATGGTTCTCGGCGGCCAAGGCTGCCGGCATCCCACATTCTCGCACTCCATGGCTCGTGTCTTGGGCCAACTTCCTCGAGCAAAGGGAATTCAAGGTGGATTCTCGGATCAACTGGGCTCCAGGAGCAGCAACCTGCAACTTCCGCCACCCCCTTGACGTCCACAAGGTTTACAACGTTAATTTTCCCAAGGGTTGCTTTGTTGCATGTTGTGGAGCCTCCCACGGGTGGCTGGTTCTG GCAGGAGAAAGCAAGTGGCAAACTGCTTCAATTCTAAATGCGAGCAAGGAAGACCGGTACATCGATTGTGCGTACCACAATGGGAGGTTCTACAGCGTGACAATGCACGGAACAGTGATTAAGTGGGATCTTGATGCACCGGATGGACCAACAAAGGAGGTGATTGTTAAATATTATAGCCACTATGCACATATTCTTACTAGACACCTGGTATCTACACCGTGGGGTGATCTCTGGCAAGTCCGCATGATCTATACAAGGGCAAAGAGTAGGTATCCAGATAATGTCAAGTTCAAGATTCGCAAGGTTGATATTGAAGGTTGCAGAAAAGTATCGATGGAGGAGTTGAGAGATCATGCGATTTTCGTTGGACTCAACCACTCGGCATGTTTACCCACAGAGAATCTCCGTGGTGTACAACCTCAATTAATCTATTTCTCTGCTCCCTGGATGACACAAGCATTTGATTTGCTCGGCCGAATTTCCGACTGGGGAGGTGTAAGGGCTTATGACCCCAAAACAAGGACTTTCAAGCGTGTTTTTCCCTTTGGAGGTATGCGTGATTCGTTGAGCATCCTTTACCCTTCGGAGGTATGGATCACTCCGGATATGTGA